ATTATTCCATGCTACAAAAGGTCCAgcaaataaaatgtacagtttGGATCCTCAAACAAACTTGTTTTAGGGTGGCAAGACAGGAAGAGAACAATAGAAATGAGGAACAATAAGAACTGGTGTATGAGATAGCAGGAATGCCTTGACTGACCGGACTGTGCCCCAAATTCTGACTTTCTTGGCTCCTACTCACTCTATAACAATAAAAATTTCAACATTTTGTGATAACTTATTATATTGGCCGAGGAAATGTCAGAGACAGGTATAAATAGGATACAGCTTGTACCGTGCCAGCAAATTAATATGTTAGTCACACTCTACATACAGGAGGTAACGGTACACAACAGACTACAGCATTCAGAAGGTTACGCTGTCTGGATTGGTAATGGCATGTGCCAAGCTCAACCTCTGTGGAAACTGGGCTGCCAGGTTCTACTCAAAGGCAGCAGCAGAAATGAAGTGCAGATGTGGACCTCATGAAGCCAGATCTCACAGCAAGCCGGTCCTCTCTGCTACAAACTTTGTCCACATATGCTAGATATCTAGGCAGGACCATGTAACCTCCCCAGCAGACTTATACTAGTGTTATTCAGTTGCAATGTTTTCGCTTTTAAGTAAAGACCAATGTGGGACTGCCCCCTGGTGTCAAATATGTGAACTGATGAAAGGATCTTTCTGCCTTGCAATGGAACTTCAAtgccattttttaaatgtttcaagGGACATCCTTGACTTTTTGGCACGTTTCAAAACCTTTaaatttctgtttttcattctcagaaaaaaaatgaacagcaGTGAACAGTTTTAGTTTTAGATTACAGAAATGCTAGAAAAAAATTTAAAGCTTTTGCTCTGCTTAAGCACAGTGGTATACTACAAAACAGTTGGACCTATAAAAGGAAATGCTAATTATTTGGCATTTTGACAAAAACTGCTATGGTAGCACGTAAACAAAGATATCTGATTGTACGTTTCAATACAGCTAGCAATTCTCAGTTAATTACTTTATAAGGATACATTTGTATTACTTtaaaacggaaaaaaaaaaaaaaaaaccagtgaAAAAAGTCTGCTATAGTAGGTGTGTTCTTATCTGAAACCCAACATGACACCGTAGTAAAAAACACAGTGTTTTAGGTTCAAGCACTGAGGGGTCAGTATACCGGAGACAGCTCTGAAGCATTTTCCCATTTCAAGTTCAGGTCTGTCTCAACATAACTACAATAAACAGAATCTGCTCACTCATTCATTATTCTCAGATGTGATTGATGTGGTTTTTCATTAGTTTCTCTGTCACTGTATGTTTCAAGTTCAGGGTGCAGGGTCTAAAATTCTAGAATTTGTTCCTTAAAGTAAAGCGCCAAATGCAGTTTATGTAGACAGTTTATTTACCTCTTAGCACTTTGATGGTAAAAGGAGTTTTTGTGCCTTTTTTGCAATCGTGCCACTTCTACAGATGGGTGAAGCATTCACGAGAAATCTGGTCATCGTGAGCAAAGCACTGTTCATGAATACTGACGTCCGGCAGCCTTGTTTCTTTGTTTCCTCAAATTTCCacaatactttttaaaaatgtgatctTAAAATAAACATGTATGTGTAGTAATTAGTATTAATATCAGATGGCAAACAGATGCAGCATGAACTCTAATACCAGTCCAGAGTGCACCACCTGGGTGTGCAATTAATTAACTGGCATCTGCTGCATTACATTTAATGGGGTGTGACGGTGTAACCCAGAGCGGATCTGAGTGAATAAAAGCAGGAAGTATGATGATGTGCTTTCTGGTAGATATCAGGCAGGGGAGCAGGTTGTGTTTTACGCAGTGGGCTTGCCTGCCGTCTACAGAGCACGGCTCCTCCAGGAGATCGGGCCCATGGCCCACAACCAAACCAGACCTGTCTGCTCTACTTGAGGGGCTCCGTACTGGGCTGGGGAGACAGGGCAGTGATATCCGTGCGATACTCCTTGTGAGGGTAGGTGTAGTGGGGGCTGCGGCTGTGGCGTGTCTTCAGGCTGACCGGCGAATGGGGGAACCCTCGCCTAATGGAGTGAAAGCGCTGCTCCTGGAAACGAGTAGACGTGCGGTTACTTAGCATGTGCAACTTTCATATGTGCTCAGTTCAAGCAATTTCTCCAGTTTAATACCAGGAGAAGAAATAAACAAACGGCACAGACTCTCCCCGGGTATACAGCGTTATGGTATTCTGCCTTTACGATGGGCATTCCAGTTCCACcctttttttcactttcagtaaatcattcagtaaattacattCGGGATGTTCAAcgctttattataaaataggctttgtggtaatgattttgcccaactgtaggctaatgtacttgttctaagcatgtttaaggtggGCTAGGCAAGGCTATCATATTTCTTAGGTatggtgtactgtattaaaacaGTATGATATTTTTGCCTTATGACAGGGCTATCAGAATACACCCCATCTTAACCCAGGGAGCATCTGTAACCACTTGAGAGACTTACTATATAGCGTTGGCAACAACACTATACTTCCATGATAATATGCAGAAATAACAGGTAAGGTTTGGAAACAAAGATGAATTCTGACCTTTGCTGTCTCCTGCTGAATGACAGGCGGTGCTACTCCCCCAGGGCTCTGGGCATACACCTGGTGATAGGCTGGTTGCACCATGTGATCAACATACGGCTGCCATGACAATGCAGTTAGAGGACAAGCAATTAACCAAACACCCCACTCCTGTATTTGCCAAGGAGCAGAAAAGCAAGACAAGACAACCAAGTCTAAAGCATAGAACGTAATGTAGTCTTGATACCTACCATCCTAATGCAACAAAgttaatattttacacaaaatgcAATGAACTGATATAGCAACAGGCCTATATTATTTagcagaaataataatgaacatCTACTACATGTAATACATAGAGGAGAATTGTTTCAGGGAGATTTGAATAATTTGAGCAACATTTTATATATGCAAATGTAATCGGAGACTGGAAACATCTTTTTTAACAACCTGAGAAATCCTTTATTTTTCCTATGTGGATGTATTATTGCATTATAACCTAAGGTAATAGTCCTTCTATCGCAAAGCCCCTGAAGTACCTCTGCAGTGGTCGCCTCCAGCAGGGACAGTGAAGGGAGAACACAGCCCCCATCAGACGCCAGCTCAACTGGCTGGTACAGCAGCTCCGAAGGCTGGACATAGAGCAGGGGGCTGCTGGGCACTGGACACTGCGAGAAATCAGTGTTCTGTCATGTGTCACGGCAGGCTTACAGTTTCACCCTATAGTCAAGCTGGACAAAACTCCAGACAAACTATTATACATATATCACTCTCTCTATctttcacacacaaacaggaTCATACACACAGGGCTCTCTTACTTGGGATATATTCCACTGCACTGGTCCAGTAACACAATGGGCTGGTGCCTGGAGGACAGGCACAAAAGGAAGCTGAGTGTTTAGGCTGCCATACACAGGATGGGTGCACAATCCAAAAAAAGGACCCTTTGATGCTACCCTTGAGGAACGCACCAACCGAAATTGTTCTAATGAAGCTAAAATGGACAACAGGCAGGACCAAACACATAATCATAAGGCTTTGATTAAAGTTTTTGTCCCAGCAAATAATTAGAAAAGCATTACAGAAgtgtatatattaaatataaaccAAATAATTCACTTCTTTTCTGGCTCAAAAGGAGACAAAACATGCCATACACTGACTAGTGTAATAAGTAGCATGCCGGAAGCTGGCAAACTGCAAACCTGGTAGGGATGGaaggcgggcgggggggggtagACTGCCGTCGGGGGATGGGTCACCATGACTGGAGAGCCAGAAACTGACCGGGGCTGTGGGACACACACCCAAATTAATATGAGATGCACTTCAACACAATGAACCACCTGCATACTTCAAACTATTGATGGAAACACGTTAAAAAACAAGGTCCGGACCACAGTATTTCAGACTTAAAACTGCACAGAAGTAACTGTCATTGTACCTAAAGAATTAACATGCTAAATATTATAGTAGCAATACATCATTACAAAAGTAAAAATTCACCTGAACCCTATGATTCTGCATGTCATTCACAGTAAAACGGGATGCTGCATTTTTAAGAGCAGCAGACCTGGATGATTCTCGTGTTTACTTTGATCTAGTCACCTTGTGAGGGTTTAAGCCTGGAGGATTCAGAGATTATGTTAAGCACATGGATTTGTTGGGTTAGGAAATATTTTTTGCCGTATTTCTTTGAGTAATTTATCCTCCATTTTCTAACCATAAATCCAGTGCAGGGAAGTGCAGAgactggagcttatcccaggaagcaccaGGCACAtgtttacaatatatatttttttattattatatttctgCCTTTTTCACAAAATCCCTTGTTTGAACCCCGCTGTGCTGTGTCTGTCCAACTTATGTGGTAGACTTCCATCCtacaattcatttttaaaatgtcatttaatttCAAGAAAGCATAACAGACAAGCAAAAACCATATTCGTTTGGGAAAGAAAACCTGGAACGACATAAAGGCATCCTGCTGTTAGTATTACAAGATGAAAAATACAGCCAGAGCATTGGGCAAAGCTCTAACATCAGCTGCTTCTGTGTTAAAATGGAAATGTAATCAATCTCTGCCAGACAACATtacaaaatttctaagacaatGTGGCGTGACCCACATTTATCATTCGGACAACAACCATGCaagttaatattattattaaacaagacTATAGCTTCCTCAGTGCATTACAGACATGGTGGTCTTCAAGATTAGATATTTAAATAGGTCGATGAGTGAGCcacatttgtttattgtttctgTAATAAGGGGAATTTGGAGCAGTGTACTGCCATGGTTATATTAAGTCAAATTATCGTGTTTGCCGACCACACCAGAATAAACaactttgttttgcttttgctaCAGACTCAAAGTTAATGTGATCTCTGAGGGAAGCCTTGAAGGGTTAAGTGTTATTACAATGCTGCATGTGCTATGGCAACTCACAGGCCAGTGGTGAGCTGAAGGACTCATCTCGGGGCTGTGAAAGTAGGCCACGCCATTGTGGTATGTGTAGGGGTATCCAGTGGAGGTGGTGAGGTACATGGTTCCCCCCGGGGCGGGAAAGGCCATGTTTGGGCTTGGGCTGGGCACAGGGAAGCTGGCTGCTGCTGGCGAGAATTAGAAAAAGGGAAACAACATCAAACCAATAGAATCGAATGTCTGGACAAAATGCCACAGATCATCATGGAGGGCTGTAGGTGTTTCAGAAAAAACGTCCACAGCCGGCACTTCAAATTTGCAAGTGCACCTTGGAAACCATACTGATCTCAGCGGTGCACGAAAGATGAATGAAACCCAGAATATTTTCCCCATTTTTTCTTattcacctccccccccactgacccaccagaaagaaagaaagaaaaaaaaaaactgaaccgAGGTTCAAAATTAAGGTCTGAACTGAAGTATGGTTTGGAATATCGTTATCATTCAGAGAGACCTTCCCTGCTTTAGCTATGCGTCAAGATATAATTCATATCTGACCATAAAGAATGAGGGTAAATGGGTCAGAATGATGAAATGTCAGCCAGTTAATTAAAAGCTATAGCCCATAAAATCAACACCTTTGTTTAAAGGACCTTGCTAAAGAAATCTACCAGAGATCGTAAGAGAATAAAAGAAGATTTTTCTTTACACAGCTGACAGGAATGCTGCAATATATAAAACCATATCTTTACCAcgggggtttaaaaaaaaaaatatatgaatccGATATTGCATTGATACAAATGCAGCAAAGTACAGAGTAACTTTTAATTGATCATGTAATTAATTACTTTCATAAAATGTAAAGCATTAAGGCGAAAATCATTTTTTAACTTTAGTTAGGGGTTACAGTGCAAGTCAAACACAGAATAAAACCATGTCTGCCAACTGGAGAACACCAGTACTCAACTGGAAGAAAAAGATATGCTATGGGACCATTATGTATGCTGGCTTCCAATAAGCAACTGGAAATTATTAATATCCTTAAAGAAAGCATTAAAACAATAATCCACAATGGAATTACACAGGTGCAAGAGAATAGATGCAGATGCCTCAGAACCTTGTGTAATTTGATACAAACTCGCTGAAGACATGTCGGAAGTCACATCCTTCAGCTGTTGTATGCTACACTCATACAGCAAGGTGAAAATGTCACTTGTTTTTTTCCGTAAGCTCCAAAATATGAAATTACAATGTTTGCAATGTCAGCATGAATGAAAGAGTCTACTTTCACAAAGTCGTTAATTTAAGTTGACATTAATATAGCAGTCGCTGTCTGGCAGGAGCTTCCATCGTTTTGGAAGCTAGTAGGCCTGCTAGTTACTAGGCAAGCTCATGATATAGCAAGTTTGTTAGACGGTGGGGTCACGCACCAAGGgctaataaaacaatataacgCTGGTGAAATTTCTACTTTGATCAACCCATCTTTGACACTAGATTACTAAGTATAAGACAAGAGAGCTTCAGTTTAAGGTGGCATAATATTACAGACTTTGTTTTACAAAAGGTGGCTGCAAGTTAATGTGATCTAATGTACAAACTCCAAGCCAACCAACCTCATGACATCACATCCTGTGCTAGGACAAGATGGCTTAATTTATGCTAACTACTGTACATCTTGTGTATCATGTCCCCTTTAAATCCTTTTGTGCGAGGTGACATGCAAATGAGGAAAACTTGGGGCCGCAGTTGGGGATGAGGCAGCTGGGGCCCAGTGGTGATATGACTACTCAGCCAGCTGCAccatttgaacccacaacctcctGGGTACAGGTGAAGATCTTTAACCTGATACGCTACATACCACCCCCTGTTCCTCTACTTAAGATGGCAATACCATCCCACCATGAAACTGAGAAAGTTCAGATCTAGAACCCTGAGTTATATTATAACAGTTTCCTGTCAATAGAAAGC
This window of the Paramormyrops kingsleyae isolate MSU_618 chromosome 1, PKINGS_0.4, whole genome shotgun sequence genome carries:
- the LOC111840655 gene encoding protein boule-like isoform X1, translating into MPMMENETTLSCNQTQTSTPSPGPVSPCPSAPPHHAPRYGTVIPNRIFVGGIDFKTNENDLRRFFSQHGSVKEVKIVIDRAGISKGYGFVTFETQEDAEKILHDADRLCFRDKRLNIGQAIRKQQVGVHTAASFPVPSPSPNMAFPAPGGTMYLTTSTGYPYTYHNGVAYFHSPEMSPSAHHWPPRSVSGSPVMVTHPPTAVYPPPPAFHPYQAPAHCVTGPVQWNISQCPVPSSPLLYVQPSELLYQPVELASDGGCVLPSLSLLEATTAEPYVDHMVQPAYHQVYAQSPGGVAPPVIQQETAKEQRFHSIRRGFPHSPVSLKTRHSRSPHYTYPHKEYRTDITALSPQPSTEPLK
- the LOC111840655 gene encoding protein boule-like isoform X2; its protein translation is MPMMENETTLSCNQTQTSTPSPGPVSPCPSAPPHHAPRYGTVIPNRIFVGGIDFKTNENDLRRFFSQHGSVKEVKIVIDRAGISKGYGFVTFETQEDAEKILHDADRLCFRDKRLNIGQAIRKQQVGVHTASFPVPSPSPNMAFPAPGGTMYLTTSTGYPYTYHNGVAYFHSPEMSPSAHHWPPRSVSGSPVMVTHPPTAVYPPPPAFHPYQAPAHCVTGPVQWNISQCPVPSSPLLYVQPSELLYQPVELASDGGCVLPSLSLLEATTAEPYVDHMVQPAYHQVYAQSPGGVAPPVIQQETAKEQRFHSIRRGFPHSPVSLKTRHSRSPHYTYPHKEYRTDITALSPQPSTEPLK